Proteins from a genomic interval of Salinivibrio kushneri:
- the lptA gene encoding lipopolysaccharide transport periplasmic protein LptA, with protein MKRPLVKALAGAMLLLSHYSLALSSDTEQPIHIQSESQHLDMATNTVTFTQNVVLTQGSIKILADKLIVIRPEGQEGDETIEAYGKPATFEQTMDDGKEIHGEANKLRYEVGNEFLKMSTNAMLEQSGNQVEGNVITYEIDKQQLVAESDSTKRVTTILQPSTKSSSSQDASTSDEQ; from the coding sequence ATGAAACGACCCCTCGTTAAAGCGCTGGCAGGTGCCATGTTGCTACTGTCGCATTACTCACTGGCTCTAAGCAGTGATACTGAGCAACCTATTCACATTCAATCAGAAAGCCAGCACCTGGATATGGCCACCAACACGGTGACCTTTACCCAGAATGTGGTCCTGACCCAAGGCAGCATTAAAATCTTGGCTGATAAACTGATCGTGATTCGCCCGGAGGGCCAAGAGGGGGATGAAACCATCGAAGCCTATGGCAAGCCGGCCACGTTTGAGCAAACCATGGACGATGGCAAAGAGATTCATGGCGAAGCCAACAAGCTGCGCTACGAAGTGGGCAATGAATTTCTTAAAATGTCGACCAATGCGATGCTTGAGCAAAGTGGCAATCAGGTGGAAGGCAACGTGATCACCTATGAAATCGACAAGCAACAGCTTGTGGCAGAAAGTGATAGCACCAAACGCGTCACCACGATTTTGCAGCCGAGCACCAAGTCGTCATCCTCTCAGGATGCATCCACGTCAGACGAGCAATAA
- the lptC gene encoding LPS export ABC transporter periplasmic protein LptC, translating into MIRRLGLLLLVVLCSVSGYYLLVQHGWQQVQQVTPDAEKPLFTGEAIQTVQYDADGVRSYTVHAKHLEHYAKIDETHFNEPVLWTYKAGTEEEWRVSADYAILSDDHLLTMTGNVRIFNLLPNAQIDSVATDSVTLNLTTRDFWSESPTTITGTRFQTKGQRVKGNFGNHQMELLDDVRGRYETTPR; encoded by the coding sequence ATGATCCGGCGGCTTGGCCTGCTTCTATTGGTCGTGCTTTGTAGCGTAAGCGGTTACTATCTATTGGTGCAGCATGGCTGGCAGCAAGTACAACAGGTTACCCCTGATGCTGAAAAGCCGCTTTTTACTGGCGAAGCGATCCAAACTGTGCAATATGATGCGGATGGTGTGCGCAGCTACACCGTACACGCCAAGCATCTTGAGCATTATGCCAAGATTGATGAAACCCACTTTAATGAACCCGTTCTGTGGACGTACAAAGCAGGCACAGAGGAAGAGTGGCGGGTGAGTGCAGACTACGCAATATTGTCCGATGACCACCTGTTGACCATGACGGGCAACGTGCGCATTTTTAACCTACTACCGAATGCACAAATAGATTCGGTAGCCACTGATTCGGTGACCTTGAATCTCACCACGCGAGATTTTTGGTCTGAGAGTCCGACGACGATCACCGGCACCCGTTTTCAAACCAAAGGTCAACGGGTGAAAGGAAATTTCGGTAACCACCAGATGGAATTGTTAGACGATGTTAGAGGCCGATATGAAACGACCCCTCGTTAA
- the kdsC gene encoding 3-deoxy-manno-octulosonate-8-phosphatase KdsC, translating into MASTVIDTLYGPVAADVFQRAAAIKLLICDIDGVFSDGRVYMGNHGEELKAFHTRDGYGIKSIMNAGIEVAVITGRQSQIVANRMQALGVQHVYQGQSDKLSAYQDLCRHIDVLPAHTAYMGDDLIDWPVMEKVGLACCVADGHPLLKRRAHFVTQTGGGFGAVREVCDLMLEARGELDQHKGLSL; encoded by the coding sequence ATGGCTTCCACTGTGATTGACACCCTTTATGGCCCTGTAGCCGCCGACGTATTTCAACGTGCCGCGGCGATAAAGTTGCTGATTTGTGATATTGATGGCGTGTTCTCCGATGGTCGCGTTTACATGGGCAATCATGGCGAAGAGCTCAAGGCGTTCCATACCCGTGATGGGTATGGCATCAAATCGATCATGAATGCCGGCATTGAGGTCGCGGTGATCACTGGCCGCCAATCGCAGATTGTCGCGAACCGCATGCAGGCGCTCGGTGTCCAACATGTGTATCAAGGACAAAGTGATAAACTTTCGGCGTATCAAGACTTGTGCCGCCATATTGATGTTTTACCCGCCCACACCGCCTATATGGGCGATGACTTAATTGATTGGCCGGTGATGGAGAAAGTCGGGCTTGCCTGCTGTGTCGCGGATGGTCATCCACTCCTTAAGCGTCGCGCGCACTTTGTCACGCAAACAGGCGGTGGCTTCGGCGCCGTGCGTGAAGTGTGCGATCTCATGTTAGAGGCGCGTGGTGAACTCGACCAACACAAGGGCTTGAGTTTATGA
- a CDS encoding KpsF/GutQ family sugar-phosphate isomerase, with translation MSDYSFDFRRAGLDVLNIEQDAIAQLKTAIDDHFAAACQLILHATGKVVVMGMGKSGHIGKKIAATLASTGTPAFFVHPGEASHGDLGMINQGDVVLAISNSGEAGEILTLLPVIKRLGIPLVCMTGNPNSSMGQLAKVNLNIHVPQEACPLALAPTSSTTATLVMGDALAMALMQARGFTANDFALSHPGGALGRKLLLRISDLMHQDERLPVVEDSATVRDALLEVSEKGLGMTAIVDSHGQLTGVFTDGDLRRLLDMRIDLHTTTIGSVMSKNPVTIEPELLAAEGLKLMEERKINGLLVAKNGQLLGALNMHDLLKAGVM, from the coding sequence ATGAGTGATTACAGTTTTGATTTTCGCCGCGCAGGGCTTGATGTGCTCAACATTGAGCAAGACGCGATTGCGCAGCTAAAAACGGCGATCGATGACCACTTCGCGGCCGCTTGCCAACTCATCTTACATGCCACGGGGAAAGTGGTGGTGATGGGCATGGGTAAATCCGGCCATATTGGTAAAAAAATCGCCGCGACATTGGCCAGCACGGGGACGCCCGCGTTTTTTGTCCATCCAGGGGAAGCCAGCCACGGCGATCTGGGAATGATAAACCAAGGTGATGTGGTACTGGCCATTTCCAACTCGGGGGAAGCCGGTGAAATCTTAACCTTGCTGCCCGTGATTAAACGCCTCGGGATCCCCTTGGTCTGTATGACCGGCAACCCTAATTCCAGCATGGGTCAGCTCGCGAAAGTGAATCTTAATATTCATGTCCCGCAAGAAGCCTGCCCATTGGCCTTGGCCCCCACCTCCAGCACCACCGCCACCTTAGTGATGGGCGATGCCCTCGCGATGGCGTTGATGCAAGCCAGAGGCTTTACCGCGAACGACTTTGCCCTCTCCCACCCCGGCGGCGCACTGGGGCGTAAGCTATTATTACGTATCAGTGATTTAATGCACCAAGACGAGCGCTTACCCGTGGTTGAGGACTCCGCCACCGTCCGTGATGCGCTTTTAGAGGTGTCAGAAAAAGGCCTAGGCATGACAGCGATTGTTGATAGTCATGGGCAACTCACGGGCGTGTTTACCGATGGTGATTTGCGCCGCTTGCTGGATATGCGCATTGACCTGCACACCACCACCATCGGCTCGGTGATGTCGAAAAACCCGGTCACCATTGAGCCGGAACTGCTGGCGGCAGAAGGACTCAAACTCATGGAAGAGCGTAAAATTAACGGGTTGCTGGTTGCCAAAAACGGCCAGCTGCTTGGCGCCCTTAACATGCATGACCTTTTAAAAGCCGGAGTAATGTAA
- a CDS encoding calcium/sodium antiporter, translated as MVIAVAILIVGLIVLVWSADRLVFGAAAIAKNYGVSPLVIGMTILAMGSSAPEMMVSANAALADKTDTAVGNVLGSNIANIALILGFTALIKPLSIGSTIIRRELPLMLGVTVLAGVLLWNNHLGFFEGVGLFTLFVIFILMMLKIGKDSGGTDPILADQQSDIPNDVSNLKAVLWIIIGLPLLLVSSDQVVDSAVTIAQYFGMSDLVIGLTIIAIGTSLPELAASIAGVMKGEDDLAVGNIIGSNVFNILAVMGIPGLLNPSAISEYAMSRDYYIMLVLSIMLLIFALGKSRSINRIEGAVFLLCYIGYQGYLFVNAAA; from the coding sequence ATGGTCATAGCGGTTGCCATACTCATTGTTGGACTCATCGTGCTAGTGTGGAGTGCCGACCGATTAGTGTTCGGCGCGGCAGCAATCGCGAAAAACTACGGCGTCTCTCCGCTGGTGATCGGGATGACTATTCTGGCCATGGGCTCCTCCGCCCCCGAGATGATGGTCTCGGCCAATGCTGCCTTAGCAGATAAAACCGACACCGCCGTAGGAAATGTGTTGGGCTCGAATATCGCCAACATCGCGTTAATCCTCGGCTTTACCGCGTTGATCAAGCCCCTTTCTATCGGCTCGACCATTATTCGCCGCGAGCTGCCTTTGATGTTAGGGGTCACCGTCTTGGCTGGGGTGCTGCTTTGGAACAACCACCTGGGCTTTTTTGAAGGGGTGGGGCTGTTCACCCTGTTTGTGATTTTCATCCTAATGATGCTAAAAATCGGCAAAGACTCGGGTGGCACCGATCCAATACTGGCCGACCAACAGTCGGATATTCCTAATGATGTCAGTAACCTGAAAGCGGTGCTGTGGATCATCATTGGTTTGCCATTGCTGCTGGTCTCTTCCGATCAAGTGGTTGACTCGGCGGTGACCATCGCGCAGTACTTTGGCATGAGCGATTTGGTGATCGGCTTGACCATCATCGCCATTGGCACCAGCTTGCCTGAGCTCGCCGCGTCGATAGCGGGGGTAATGAAAGGGGAAGATGATTTGGCCGTCGGCAATATTATCGGCTCAAACGTGTTCAATATTCTCGCGGTGATGGGGATCCCAGGATTACTCAACCCCTCAGCGATCAGTGAGTATGCCATGAGCCGCGATTATTATATTATGTTGGTGCTTTCCATCATGTTGCTGATTTTTGCACTCGGTAAATCACGTAGCATCAACCGCATTGAAGGCGCTGTTTTTCTCCTTTGTTATATCGGCTATCAAGGCTACCTGTTTGTTAACGCAGCAGCCTAA
- the mlaF gene encoding phospholipid ABC transporter ATP-binding protein MlaF, whose amino-acid sequence MAAQSLIDISGMTFSRGNRCIFDNIDLQVPRGQVTAIMGPSGIGKTTLLRLIAGQLKPDAGEIVFDGHAIPTLGRRKLFEVRQRMSMLFQSGALFTDMSVFDNVAFPLREHTALDESLIHTIVMLKLEAVGLRGAHDLMPSDLSGGMARRAALARSIALDPELILFDEPFVGQDPITMGVLVTLIRQLNQALGLTCVVVSHDVPEVMSIADQVYLLADSRIIASGSPQSLRDNPDPWVKQFLEGHPDGPVPFRYPAGELTQEIFR is encoded by the coding sequence ATGGCAGCACAGAGCCTGATAGATATCAGTGGGATGACTTTCTCACGGGGCAATCGATGCATTTTTGACAATATTGATTTGCAAGTGCCACGTGGCCAGGTAACCGCGATCATGGGGCCATCAGGCATTGGCAAAACCACCTTGCTACGTTTGATTGCCGGTCAGCTTAAACCGGATGCGGGCGAGATTGTGTTTGATGGTCACGCCATTCCTACTCTAGGACGACGCAAGCTGTTTGAAGTCCGTCAGCGTATGAGTATGCTGTTCCAATCAGGGGCGCTGTTCACCGATATGTCGGTGTTTGACAATGTCGCCTTTCCGCTGCGCGAACATACCGCTTTAGACGAGTCATTGATCCACACCATCGTGATGCTTAAGTTAGAAGCGGTGGGGTTGCGTGGTGCACACGACTTAATGCCCAGTGATCTGTCTGGCGGCATGGCACGTCGTGCAGCACTCGCACGCTCGATAGCCCTCGATCCTGAACTGATTTTGTTTGATGAGCCCTTTGTCGGCCAAGACCCGATTACCATGGGCGTACTGGTCACCTTGATCCGCCAACTCAACCAAGCACTAGGGTTGACCTGTGTGGTGGTCTCACACGATGTCCCTGAGGTGATGAGCATTGCCGATCAGGTTTATTTACTGGCTGATAGCCGCATTATCGCCAGTGGCTCGCCCCAGTCGCTGCGTGACAACCCTGATCCATGGGTCAAACAATTCTTAGAAGGCCATCCCGATGGCCCTGTGCCTTTTCGCTATCCCGCTGGCGAGTTAACGCAGGAGATTTTCCGGTGA
- the mlaE gene encoding lipid asymmetry maintenance ABC transporter permease subunit MlaE: MRTQIEDVGRRAMRVAESMGRATFVMAGALIGRPQPSKTFPLLVKQLYSVGVRSLAIIMVSGLFIGMVLSLQGYLVLSDFGAETSLGQMVALSLLRELGPVVTALLFAGRAGSALTAEIGLMKATEQLSSLEMMAVDPLRRVIAPRFWAGVIAMPLLAVIFMLVGIWGGELVGVDWKGIDHGSFWSVMQASVDLGYDVGNALIKSVVFAVAVTWIALFNGYDATPTSEGISRATTRTVVHSSLAVLGLDFVLTALMFGN; encoded by the coding sequence ATCAGAACACAAATTGAAGATGTGGGCCGCCGGGCGATGCGTGTGGCCGAGTCCATGGGCCGTGCAACCTTTGTGATGGCAGGCGCACTGATTGGCCGTCCGCAGCCGAGCAAAACCTTTCCATTGTTGGTCAAACAGCTTTATTCGGTGGGCGTTCGCTCACTGGCGATCATCATGGTGTCCGGCTTATTTATTGGCATGGTACTGAGCTTGCAAGGCTATCTGGTATTGTCAGACTTTGGCGCGGAAACCAGCCTTGGGCAAATGGTGGCCTTGTCGCTGCTGCGTGAGCTTGGCCCCGTGGTGACCGCCTTGCTGTTTGCCGGACGCGCCGGGTCAGCACTGACCGCAGAAATAGGCTTGATGAAAGCCACCGAGCAGCTCTCTAGCCTTGAAATGATGGCGGTCGACCCGCTACGCCGAGTGATTGCCCCGCGTTTTTGGGCGGGCGTAATCGCCATGCCACTGCTGGCCGTCATTTTTATGCTGGTGGGCATTTGGGGTGGCGAGTTAGTTGGCGTCGACTGGAAAGGCATTGATCACGGCAGTTTCTGGTCAGTGATGCAAGCGTCGGTTGATCTGGGTTATGACGTGGGCAACGCCCTGATCAAAAGCGTGGTATTTGCGGTGGCTGTGACCTGGATTGCGCTTTTTAACGGCTATGATGCCACGCCGACATCGGAAGGGATCAGCCGCGCCACCACACGTACTGTGGTACATTCATCGTTGGCCGTGCTTGGCCTTGACTTTGTCCTTACTGCACTCATGTTTGGGAATTAA
- the mlaD gene encoding outer membrane lipid asymmetry maintenance protein MlaD has product MQQSRKTEFWVGCFVIAGIAALLVLAFQVADVQRWGRADTYTLTAEFDNIGGLKVRSPVKVGGVTVGQVTDISLNAETYVPQVTLQINADAGRFPESSSASIYTAGLLGEQYIGITPGFVDEALGIGYLEAGDKIQDTKSALVLEDLIGQFLYSMGDKE; this is encoded by the coding sequence ATGCAACAGAGTCGTAAAACAGAATTTTGGGTAGGCTGCTTTGTCATTGCGGGCATTGCAGCGTTATTGGTCTTGGCGTTTCAAGTGGCAGATGTCCAACGTTGGGGGCGGGCGGATACCTATACCTTAACCGCTGAGTTCGACAATATTGGTGGTTTGAAAGTACGCTCACCCGTCAAGGTGGGCGGCGTGACAGTCGGCCAGGTCACAGATATTTCTTTGAATGCAGAGACGTATGTCCCTCAGGTTACCTTGCAAATAAACGCGGACGCCGGGCGCTTTCCGGAATCAAGTTCGGCCTCGATTTATACCGCGGGGTTATTGGGCGAGCAGTACATTGGTATTACCCCAGGTTTCGTGGATGAAGCCCTCGGCATTGGCTATCTCGAGGCGGGAGATAAAATTCAGGACACCAAATCGGCACTGGTGCTAGAAGACTTGATCGGTCAATTCCTCTACAGCATGGGTGACAAGGAGTAA
- the mlaC gene encoding phospholipid-binding protein MlaC codes for MKKTLIALGSAICLMVSSLSSVAQASEPVDQSNPYQLIEQVADNTFSRLRKDRTLFRADPDLLRDVVKDELLPYIHTRYAASLVLGAQYYRKATPAQRDAFTEAFTEYMIASYAQILLEYDDQAVEVQKDQPIAPDDKIVKVRVDITDPSRPPIRLDFSLRKNSRTGNWQAYDVTAEGVSMIQSKQSEWKAPLRRDGIDSVIEQLKTLAERPIRREDKQKQDAS; via the coding sequence ATGAAGAAGACATTGATCGCACTGGGTAGCGCCATTTGCTTAATGGTTTCTAGCCTTAGTTCTGTGGCGCAGGCCAGTGAGCCGGTTGATCAATCCAACCCTTATCAGCTGATTGAGCAAGTTGCGGACAACACGTTTAGTCGCTTGCGTAAAGATCGCACCTTATTCCGCGCCGATCCGGACTTGCTGCGAGATGTGGTGAAAGACGAGTTGCTGCCTTATATCCATACCCGGTATGCGGCATCGTTGGTGTTAGGGGCGCAGTATTATCGCAAAGCGACACCGGCGCAGCGTGATGCCTTTACCGAGGCCTTCACTGAATACATGATTGCTTCTTATGCCCAAATCCTGCTCGAATATGATGACCAGGCCGTCGAGGTACAAAAAGATCAGCCGATTGCCCCGGACGATAAAATTGTCAAAGTGCGGGTGGACATTACCGACCCATCACGACCGCCAATTCGCCTTGATTTTAGTTTACGTAAAAATTCTCGGACAGGAAATTGGCAAGCCTATGACGTCACCGCTGAGGGGGTGAGTATGATCCAGTCTAAGCAGTCGGAGTGGAAAGCGCCGCTACGTCGTGATGGCATTGATTCGGTCATCGAACAATTAAAAACCTTGGCTGAGCGCCCCATCCGTCGCGAAGACAAGCAAAAACAGGACGCCTCATGA
- a CDS encoding STAS domain-containing protein, protein MSIRLTAGDGQQYHLSGRLDRDTVPDFWRQRDQWLPADTAFSLDLSALSRVDSAGMAMLLHLDKQLRSQGQQVRYQGVPEQLKLLLTLSNLDTFFDDAEHQEGV, encoded by the coding sequence ATGAGCATCCGCTTAACCGCCGGGGACGGGCAACAGTATCACTTGTCAGGGCGATTAGATCGTGACACAGTGCCTGACTTTTGGCGTCAGCGTGACCAGTGGCTCCCCGCCGACACCGCCTTTAGCCTGGATTTAAGCGCGTTGTCACGCGTCGATTCCGCCGGTATGGCGATGTTGCTACACCTTGATAAGCAACTACGTAGCCAGGGGCAACAGGTGCGTTATCAAGGGGTGCCCGAGCAACTTAAATTGTTGTTAACGCTGAGTAATTTAGACACATTTTTTGACGATGCTGAGCATCAAGAAGGGGTTTAA
- the ibaG gene encoding BolA family iron metabolism protein IbaG: MEASEVKAILEAAFSEKALSVDELHVKGDGSHFEVIAVAEMFDGMSRVKKQQTIYGPLTDHIARNDIHAVSIKAMTPAEWARDKKLMQL, from the coding sequence GTGGAAGCAAGCGAAGTTAAAGCCATTTTAGAGGCCGCTTTTTCAGAAAAGGCTTTGTCAGTGGACGAGCTGCACGTCAAAGGCGATGGCAGCCACTTTGAAGTGATTGCTGTGGCAGAGATGTTTGACGGGATGTCACGTGTGAAAAAGCAACAAACGATCTATGGTCCGCTAACGGATCACATTGCGCGTAATGATATTCATGCGGTCAGCATTAAAGCGATGACACCAGCTGAGTGGGCACGCGATAAAAAGCTGATGCAGCTGTAA
- the murA gene encoding UDP-N-acetylglucosamine 1-carboxyvinyltransferase, with translation MQKFRVTGNGPLKGEVAISGAKNAALPILFASLLAEEPVEVANVPKLRDIDTTMALLSRLGAKVSRNGSVHVDASDITELCAPYDLVKTMRASIWALGPLVARFGKGEVSLPGGCAIGARPVDLHINGLEQLGATITLDEGYVRATVDGRLQGAHIVMDKVSVGATVTIMSAATLADGTTVIENAAREPEIVDTAKFLNMLGAKVSGAGTDRIEIEGVERLGGGKHSVVADRIETGTFLVAAAVSGGHIICRHTSPELLEAVLHKLEEAGAKVVTGDDFIELDMTDRELKAVNVRTAPHPGFPTDMQAQFSLLNLVAKGTGIITETIFENRFMHVPELQRMGAHAEIEGNTVICGDTDSLSGAQVMATDLRASASLVIAGCIAKGETIVDRIYHIDRGYERIEDKLQALGAKIERIDAA, from the coding sequence ATGCAAAAGTTTCGAGTGACGGGCAATGGCCCGCTAAAAGGTGAAGTGGCCATTTCCGGCGCGAAAAATGCCGCCCTCCCGATTTTATTTGCTTCATTACTCGCTGAAGAGCCGGTCGAGGTGGCGAATGTCCCTAAACTGCGTGACATTGATACCACCATGGCACTGTTATCTCGCCTGGGTGCCAAGGTGAGCCGCAACGGCTCTGTCCATGTGGATGCCAGTGACATCACCGAGCTGTGTGCGCCGTATGATTTAGTCAAAACCATGCGCGCGTCTATTTGGGCGCTTGGGCCTTTGGTAGCACGCTTTGGTAAAGGCGAAGTGTCATTGCCAGGCGGCTGCGCGATTGGTGCCCGCCCAGTAGACTTGCACATTAATGGCCTTGAGCAGCTGGGTGCCACTATTACCTTGGATGAAGGCTATGTGCGTGCGACCGTGGATGGCCGCTTGCAAGGGGCGCATATTGTGATGGACAAAGTCAGCGTCGGCGCGACGGTCACCATCATGAGCGCGGCCACTCTGGCTGACGGCACCACAGTGATTGAAAACGCGGCGCGTGAGCCAGAAATCGTTGATACTGCCAAGTTCCTCAACATGCTGGGTGCCAAGGTGTCAGGTGCAGGCACGGATCGGATTGAAATTGAGGGGGTAGAACGCCTCGGCGGCGGCAAGCACTCAGTGGTGGCCGATCGGATTGAAACCGGCACCTTCTTGGTGGCCGCGGCCGTGTCTGGTGGGCATATTATTTGCCGCCATACCTCGCCCGAGTTACTCGAAGCGGTATTGCACAAGCTCGAAGAGGCGGGGGCGAAGGTCGTCACCGGTGATGATTTTATCGAACTCGATATGACCGACCGCGAGCTAAAAGCGGTGAATGTACGCACCGCACCGCATCCCGGGTTTCCGACTGATATGCAAGCCCAGTTTAGCCTGCTTAATTTGGTGGCCAAGGGCACGGGCATTATCACCGAAACCATCTTTGAAAACCGCTTTATGCATGTGCCTGAACTGCAGCGCATGGGCGCTCATGCAGAAATTGAGGGCAATACCGTGATCTGTGGTGACACCGACAGCTTAAGCGGGGCGCAAGTGATGGCGACCGATTTGCGCGCCTCGGCGAGCCTCGTGATTGCAGGTTGTATCGCCAAGGGCGAGACCATTGTCGATCGCATTTATCATATCGATAGAGGCTATGAGCGTATCGAGGATAAACTTCAAGCCTTGGGCGCGAAAATAGAGCGGATTGACGCGGCGTAA
- the degS gene encoding outer membrane-stress sensor serine endopeptidase DegS yields the protein MLALLIRSVIIGLVTAALLLVAVPDLRSGLLSGFSMADSIEDDPVELVSFNYAVKRASPAVVNIYTRNYTGNERLALNTQGLGSGVIMSAKGYIVTNYHVVAEADQVIVALQDGRIFTAQMVGKDQRTDLAVIKVQADNLPVIPVNERYQPAVGDTVLAIGNPYNLGQTTTYGIISATGRTGMSFYGRQDFLQTDAAINRGNSGGALVNSRGELVGINTASFQQATDLETYGISFAIPYGLTEKIMNKLIADGRVIRGYIGIDGRDVNPVMARLLDAEQQRGVMVSGVDQGGPADKAGIQPQDLIIKIDGQAVRGARSAMDMVTDTRPGSTLDVTLIRDGETLTLPVKVGDERQRR from the coding sequence ATGCTGGCGTTATTGATTCGCTCTGTGATTATTGGCTTGGTGACGGCTGCTTTATTGTTGGTAGCGGTGCCAGACTTACGCTCGGGTCTGCTATCCGGCTTTTCAATGGCAGACAGCATCGAGGACGATCCCGTGGAGCTGGTGTCGTTCAATTACGCGGTTAAGCGCGCGTCGCCGGCAGTGGTCAATATTTACACCCGCAACTACACTGGTAACGAACGATTAGCCCTCAACACTCAGGGGTTAGGCTCTGGGGTGATCATGAGCGCTAAGGGCTATATTGTCACTAACTATCACGTGGTCGCCGAGGCCGATCAGGTGATTGTGGCGTTGCAAGATGGCCGTATTTTCACCGCCCAGATGGTGGGTAAAGACCAGCGCACCGACTTAGCGGTGATCAAAGTACAAGCCGATAACTTACCCGTGATCCCGGTCAACGAGCGCTATCAGCCCGCGGTGGGCGATACGGTGCTCGCGATTGGTAACCCCTATAACCTCGGCCAAACCACCACTTATGGCATTATTTCCGCGACCGGGCGTACCGGGATGAGCTTTTATGGCCGCCAAGACTTTTTACAAACCGATGCCGCGATCAACCGAGGGAACTCTGGCGGCGCCTTGGTCAACAGCCGCGGCGAGTTGGTGGGTATTAATACCGCCTCATTCCAGCAAGCCACCGATTTGGAAACCTATGGCATCTCGTTTGCTATTCCCTACGGGTTGACTGAAAAAATCATGAATAAACTGATTGCCGATGGCCGAGTGATCCGAGGCTATATCGGGATTGATGGTCGTGATGTGAATCCGGTAATGGCGCGCCTGCTGGATGCCGAGCAGCAACGAGGAGTGATGGTGTCTGGAGTTGACCAAGGGGGACCGGCGGATAAAGCCGGCATCCAACCGCAAGATTTAATTATTAAGATTGATGGGCAAGCGGTACGTGGCGCACGCAGTGCCATGGATATGGTCACCGATACGCGCCCAGGCTCCACGCTAGATGTGACCCTTATTCGTGATGGTGAGACCCTGACTCTGCCGGTCAAGGTGGGCGATGAAAGGCAGCGCCGCTAA